Proteins encoded in a region of the Phycisphaerae bacterium genome:
- a CDS encoding ACT domain-containing protein yields MDIEKQFSIFMVNKPGIMAQILSEFARAKINIFALTVMDSVEHGVLRIVAESADKMRDVLNRINMQYNETEVLCVTLPNRPGAFAAVAEKLSKAHINIAYGYCTAGAKGGKTTAVLKVADVKKAMKILGDSAESNSDSRQAERRPPPSRKG; encoded by the coding sequence ATGGATATAGAAAAACAATTTTCGATTTTTATGGTAAATAAGCCCGGCATTATGGCTCAGATACTTTCCGAATTTGCCAGAGCAAAAATAAATATCTTCGCTCTTACCGTAATGGATTCCGTCGAGCACGGCGTATTACGAATAGTTGCCGAATCCGCCGATAAAATGCGGGACGTCCTGAATCGTATCAATATGCAGTACAACGAAACGGAAGTCCTGTGCGTAACACTGCCGAACAGGCCTGGCGCTTTCGCGGCGGTAGCGGAAAAACTATCGAAAGCCCATATCAATATCGCATACGGCTATTGCACGGCCGGTGCCAAAGGCGGCAAAACGACGGCAGTTCTAAAAGTCGCAGATGTAAAAAAGGCGATGAAAATACTCGGCGATTCCGCTGAATCAAACAGCGATTCACGCCAGGCCGAGCGACGGCCGCCGCCATCGAGAAAAGGCTGA
- the glmS gene encoding glutamine--fructose-6-phosphate transaminase (isomerizing): protein MCGIVAYLGKKPAQPILIEGLKRLEYRGYDSAGVGLINPDKTGIRITKSSGRISALEALLSEPDQKEVVGIGHTRWATHGQPNTINAHPHLDYTGKIAVAHNGIIENYNTLKTWLISKGCKFISETDTEVIANLIGHLYANSDGEEPGHEQNRFEWAVQRALNELVGTYGLAIVCTDFPEMLIGAKKGSPLIFGLGKNEYILASDAAAIVEHTTQVIYLADNEMVTITPKGFHTKTIDNVEIRKDLKQLEFSLDAIELDGFTHYMLKEICEQPKALGMCLGGRLDLRDGRIVLGGVEKYWRELTRAKRIVINACGTAWHAGLIGEYLIEQLARVNTETQYASEFRYRNPIIEDDTIVIAISQSGETADTLAAVEQARERGAITLGIVNVVGSTIARNTDAGVYLRVGPEIGVASTKAFTAQVTVLAMLAIELGRRRHLSSEQVRYYIEELSKIPSKIEEVLSLSEHIKKIAEATCDRENWLFLGRGFNYPVALEGALKLKEISYIHAEGLPAAEMKHGPIALITNGMPAVFIATKCSQYDKIIGNIEEVRARGGRTIVVASKGDENIKRYADFLITVPEVPEELQPLVTVVPLQMLAYHAAVLRGHDVDKPRNLAKSVTVE, encoded by the coding sequence ATGTGCGGAATTGTTGCTTATTTGGGCAAAAAACCGGCTCAGCCGATACTTATTGAGGGCTTAAAACGGCTTGAGTACAGGGGATATGACTCGGCAGGCGTTGGTCTGATAAATCCTGATAAGACTGGGATTAGGATAACCAAATCCAGCGGCCGAATCAGCGCTCTCGAAGCTCTCTTGAGCGAGCCGGACCAAAAAGAAGTGGTCGGCATCGGCCATACACGCTGGGCGACGCACGGCCAGCCCAACACGATAAATGCCCATCCGCATCTCGACTACACCGGCAAAATCGCAGTCGCCCATAACGGCATTATCGAAAATTACAACACGCTGAAAACCTGGCTCATAAGCAAAGGCTGTAAGTTCATTAGTGAAACCGACACCGAAGTAATCGCCAATCTTATCGGCCATCTTTACGCCAACTCTGACGGCGAAGAACCCGGCCATGAACAAAACAGATTCGAATGGGCCGTTCAGCGGGCGCTCAACGAGCTTGTCGGCACTTACGGTCTGGCGATAGTTTGTACCGATTTTCCGGAAATGCTCATCGGCGCAAAGAAGGGCAGCCCCCTCATATTCGGACTTGGCAAAAATGAATATATACTCGCCTCCGATGCCGCCGCGATTGTTGAACATACCACGCAGGTGATTTACCTTGCCGATAACGAAATGGTTACCATAACCCCGAAGGGTTTTCATACCAAGACAATCGACAACGTGGAAATACGCAAGGACCTCAAACAGCTCGAATTTTCGCTCGATGCGATTGAATTGGATGGTTTCACTCATTATATGCTCAAGGAAATCTGCGAGCAGCCTAAGGCGCTTGGTATGTGTCTTGGCGGCAGACTCGATTTACGCGACGGCAGGATAGTGCTGGGCGGCGTGGAAAAATACTGGCGAGAACTTACGAGGGCAAAAAGAATCGTTATCAACGCCTGCGGAACGGCCTGGCACGCAGGACTCATCGGAGAATATCTCATCGAGCAGTTGGCCAGAGTTAACACTGAAACGCAATACGCAAGCGAATTTCGATATCGCAATCCTATTATCGAGGATGACACAATAGTTATAGCCATCAGTCAGTCTGGCGAAACCGCCGATACGCTGGCCGCAGTGGAACAGGCAAGGGAAAGGGGTGCTATAACGCTCGGCATCGTAAATGTCGTTGGCTCAACTATCGCCAGAAACACAGATGCGGGAGTTTATTTGAGAGTCGGACCGGAAATCGGCGTCGCAAGCACAAAGGCCTTTACCGCGCAGGTAACGGTACTGGCGATGCTGGCGATTGAGCTTGGCAGAAGAAGACATCTTTCAAGCGAACAGGTAAGATATTACATAGAGGAGCTTTCGAAGATTCCTTCGAAAATCGAAGAGGTTCTTTCTCTGTCTGAGCATATAAAGAAGATTGCCGAGGCAACCTGCGACAGGGAAAACTGGTTGTTTTTGGGCAGGGGATTCAATTATCCTGTTGCCCTTGAAGGTGCGCTTAAACTAAAAGAGATAAGTTATATTCACGCCGAGGGCCTGCCGGCGGCGGAAATGAAGCACGGCCCAATCGCTCTTATCACTAACGGAATGCCTGCGGTCTTTATCGCGACAAAATGCTCACAATATGATAAGATTATAGGCAATATAGAAGAGGTAAGGGCTCGCGGCGGCAGGACAATTGTTGTCGCAAGTAAAGGCGACGAGAACATCAAACGGTACGCAGATTTCCTTATAACTGTTCCGGAAGTGCCGGAAGAGTTACAGCCTTTGGTTACCGTAGTCCCGCTGCAGATGTTAGCCTATCACGCCGCAGTGCTTCGCGGCCACGATGTCGATAAACCCCGCAACCTCGCCAAAAGCGTTACAGTGGAATAA
- a CDS encoding GDYXXLXY domain-containing protein, with amino-acid sequence MRKWLIIIVAALQVAVLAQMAGQRELVVRNGKTIYLRTAPVDPRDLFRGDYVSLVYEISSVPKSLLRGGLAENKCKQGMRVYAVLDANQDNLCQLLYVTDKKPREGLFIRGRVGREYVESSSIRVLYGIEAYFTQQGKGKQLERGRRQEEIQIPLEMELKLGTNGIAVLRGHRYSPLGIDIETEHKLSERGRQPITGIKVKMLNASDKPLAIVDLPHGRAFVLEPDSTEFRTNNWEWVNKDAAQKQIENGDLKILQPGEIYETHIDINDSYWFVKSGDQTPRTISGLGNWNDSFRLVYRPAPKEACAHLEKAELIWHGYLSSRTFTGLSW; translated from the coding sequence ATGAGGAAATGGCTTATAATTATTGTCGCGGCTTTGCAGGTCGCCGTTCTGGCGCAGATGGCGGGCCAGCGCGAACTGGTAGTCAGGAACGGCAAAACAATATACCTGCGAACAGCACCGGTCGACCCGAGAGATTTATTCCGCGGAGATTATGTAAGCCTGGTTTATGAAATATCGAGCGTTCCCAAAAGCCTTCTCAGGGGCGGTCTTGCTGAAAATAAATGCAAACAAGGAATGCGCGTCTATGCCGTGCTCGATGCCAATCAGGATAATTTATGCCAATTGTTATATGTTACAGATAAAAAACCAAGGGAAGGGTTATTCATCCGAGGCAGAGTCGGCCGTGAGTATGTTGAAAGTTCTTCTATCCGAGTCCTCTATGGCATCGAAGCCTATTTTACGCAGCAGGGTAAAGGAAAACAATTAGAACGAGGCCGAAGACAGGAAGAAATTCAGATACCATTAGAGATGGAACTTAAACTGGGGACAAACGGTATAGCTGTTTTGAGGGGACACCGTTATAGTCCTTTGGGGATAGACATTGAGACCGAGCACAAACTGAGCGAAAGAGGCAGACAGCCGATAACAGGAATTAAGGTAAAAATGCTCAACGCCTCTGATAAACCGCTTGCGATTGTTGACCTGCCGCATGGCAGAGCTTTCGTGCTCGAACCCGATTCGACAGAATTTAGAACAAATAACTGGGAATGGGTCAATAAAGACGCTGCGCAGAAACAGATCGAGAACGGCGACCTGAAAATATTACAGCCGGGCGAAATATACGAAACGCATATAGATATCAACGATTCCTACTGGTTTGTAAAGTCAGGCGACCAAACCCCGCGAACAATCAGCGGATTAGGTAATTGGAACGATAGTTTTCGCTTAGTTTACCGCCCTGCTCCAAAAGAAGCCTGCGCACATCTGGAAAAAGCAGAGCTTATATGGCATGGTTATTTATCATCAAGAACTTTCACGGGGTTATCCTGGTAA
- the rho gene encoding transcription termination factor Rho, with product MAKAAIKAEDKAPKKRKYVKKTDTDEQPAEAQQQVQTEQPPVQAAPQPKVEPAPAQESEKPAVNGHNGGTAENGDHDKKNDFESTHAKYERIKRGNLHITDLQRMTVAELHEVCKREGVKEFTGMKKQELIFKILKERIQQNGLMYGEGVLEVLPDGYGFLRNPDYNYLSSPDDIYVSPSQIKRFGIRTGAVVSGQIRPPKESEKYFALLRVEAINFEEPDRLSEKVNFSDLTPLHPEQRFILETSTNELNMRIIDLITPVGKGQRGLIVAPPRTGKTILLQKIANSISTNHPEIRLIVLLIDERPEEVTEMERKVARDVEVISSTFDEPASRHCQVAEMVIEKAKRMVEYGQDVVILLDSITRLARAYNTEVPHSGKILTGGVDANAMQMPKKFFGAARNIEEGGSLSIFATALVDTGSKMDEVIFEEFKATGNMELHLDRRLVERRIYPAIDISKSGTRREELLLDAKELELVYRLRRVLSELNPVEAVELLKSRLAKCRTNAEFLMTMKLD from the coding sequence ATGGCTAAGGCAGCAATAAAAGCCGAAGACAAAGCCCCAAAAAAGCGAAAGTATGTAAAGAAAACCGATACCGATGAACAGCCGGCCGAGGCCCAGCAGCAGGTACAGACCGAGCAGCCTCCAGTTCAGGCCGCCCCTCAGCCTAAAGTCGAACCGGCCCCGGCCCAAGAGTCTGAAAAACCGGCCGTCAACGGCCATAACGGCGGGACAGCGGAGAACGGCGACCACGACAAAAAGAACGATTTCGAGTCGACCCATGCCAAGTATGAACGCATCAAACGCGGCAACCTTCATATAACCGACCTTCAGAGAATGACCGTCGCCGAACTCCACGAGGTCTGCAAAAGAGAAGGCGTAAAAGAATTTACTGGTATGAAGAAGCAGGAGCTTATCTTCAAGATACTCAAAGAGCGTATCCAGCAGAACGGCTTGATGTACGGCGAAGGTGTGCTTGAGGTTCTCCCCGACGGCTACGGCTTCCTGCGCAATCCCGATTACAATTACCTTTCCAGCCCGGACGATATATATGTTTCGCCTTCCCAGATTAAAAGGTTCGGCATTCGTACCGGCGCCGTAGTCAGCGGCCAGATTCGCCCGCCAAAGGAATCCGAAAAATATTTCGCTCTCCTGCGAGTCGAGGCCATAAACTTCGAAGAGCCTGACAGGCTTTCTGAAAAGGTCAACTTCAGCGACCTTACGCCTCTCCACCCGGAGCAAAGATTCATTCTCGAAACAAGCACCAATGAACTCAATATGCGAATTATCGACCTCATTACGCCTGTCGGAAAAGGACAGCGCGGCCTTATCGTCGCTCCGCCAAGAACGGGCAAAACCATACTTCTCCAGAAAATCGCCAATTCGATAAGTACCAACCATCCGGAAATCAGGCTGATTGTTCTCCTTATCGACGAGCGTCCTGAGGAAGTTACCGAAATGGAGCGCAAAGTCGCCCGCGATGTCGAAGTTATCAGCTCGACATTCGACGAACCCGCTTCGAGACATTGCCAGGTCGCCGAAATGGTTATCGAAAAAGCAAAACGTATGGTCGAATACGGCCAGGACGTCGTAATCCTTCTCGACTCAATCACAAGACTTGCCCGTGCGTACAATACCGAAGTGCCGCATTCAGGCAAGATTCTGACAGGCGGCGTTGACGCAAACGCTATGCAGATGCCGAAAAAATTCTTCGGTGCCGCACGTAATATCGAAGAGGGCGGCTCGCTTTCGATTTTCGCTACCGCTCTTGTCGATACAGGCTCGAAGATGGACGAAGTTATTTTCGAAGAGTTCAAGGCCACGGGCAATATGGAATTGCATCTTGACCGCAGACTGGTTGAGCGAAGAATTTATCCTGCGATTGACATCAGCAAATCCGGCACAAGGCGTGAGGAATTGCTTCTCGATGCAAAGGAGCTTGAACTTGTTTACAGGTTAAGAAGAGTTTTGAGTGAATTGAATCCGGTCGAGGCCGTCGAACTGCTCAAGAGCAGATTGGCCAAGTGCCGTACAAACGCCGAATTCTTAATGACTATGAAATTGGATTAA
- a CDS encoding methyltransferase domain-containing protein — protein sequence MPPKRLYYITNLKSLAGSKTCEAFLFIGKEILMKKKQNWYEDKNLWKNLEATLFNPRIIASADEQVKQVITLCGMRKGARVLDLCCGTGRHSLELASKGFKVVGVDLTEQYLNKARKQARAEGLDIQFVRDDMRRFCQLDYFDAIINMYTAFGYFENPADDRRVLSNIYYSLRKGGTLIIETMSKEILARIFQPKLWSEENGVICLHEHKISRDWSWVDNKWILLKGRKRQEVRFGHRIYSATELTSLLKDCGFSSVKVYGDLTGTNYDQKAQRLVAVAKK from the coding sequence ATACCCCCTAAAAGACTTTATTATATTACGAATTTAAAAAGCCTTGCAGGGAGTAAAACCTGTGAGGCTTTTTTATTTATCGGGAAGGAAATTTTAATGAAAAAGAAGCAAAACTGGTATGAAGACAAGAATCTGTGGAAGAATCTCGAGGCAACTCTGTTCAATCCGAGAATTATAGCATCTGCCGATGAACAGGTTAAACAGGTGATAACGCTTTGCGGTATGCGGAAAGGTGCGAGAGTTCTCGATTTGTGCTGCGGAACCGGCAGACATTCGCTGGAACTGGCGAGCAAAGGGTTCAAGGTTGTCGGCGTTGACCTTACAGAACAATATTTGAATAAGGCACGCAAACAGGCCCGCGCAGAAGGTTTGGATATACAGTTTGTTCGTGATGACATGAGACGATTTTGCCAGCTCGATTATTTCGACGCGATAATTAATATGTATACAGCGTTTGGTTATTTCGAGAATCCTGCCGATGACAGGCGAGTTCTGAGTAATATTTATTATTCGCTGCGCAAAGGCGGAACGCTGATTATAGAAACTATGTCAAAAGAGATTTTGGCACGAATATTCCAGCCGAAGTTATGGTCTGAAGAAAATGGCGTTATCTGCCTGCATGAACATAAAATATCAAGAGACTGGTCATGGGTCGACAACAAATGGATATTGCTGAAAGGCAGGAAAAGACAGGAAGTCAGGTTCGGCCACAGGATTTACTCCGCCACTGAATTGACCAGCCTGCTGAAAGACTGCGGATTCAGTTCCGTAAAAGTTTACGGAGACCTGACGGGAACTAATTACGACCAAAAAGCACAAAGGCTTGTGGCCGTTGCGAAAAAATAA
- the coaE gene encoding dephospho-CoA kinase (Dephospho-CoA kinase (CoaE) performs the final step in coenzyme A biosynthesis.) encodes MNKKPIIGILGAIASGKSTVAKELQSRGCAVIDADAIAKEFLQTDDIKRQIRQRFGDKVFDKAGNVDKAGLAESVFGDSAAVKAINDIIHPPVLKKTEELIERYQNDANVKAIVLDVPLLLEIGWEKRCNKLVFVRCDEPLRLKRIAEKGLFDQNQLKKRENFQISLDKKQKISHYMLDNNDGLSELTKQIGEIFPALISID; translated from the coding sequence ATGAACAAAAAACCAATAATCGGAATACTCGGCGCCATAGCCTCGGGCAAAAGTACCGTCGCAAAAGAGCTCCAAAGCAGAGGCTGTGCCGTAATTGATGCCGATGCCATTGCCAAAGAGTTCCTGCAAACCGATGATATCAAACGGCAAATCCGTCAGCGATTCGGCGATAAGGTTTTCGATAAAGCCGGAAACGTGGATAAGGCCGGCCTTGCAGAGTCTGTTTTTGGCGACTCGGCCGCCGTAAAGGCGATTAATGATATAATTCATCCGCCGGTACTGAAGAAAACCGAAGAACTGATAGAACGGTATCAAAATGACGCAAACGTAAAGGCGATTGTTCTCGATGTGCCTTTACTGTTAGAAATTGGCTGGGAAAAAAGGTGTAATAAACTTGTTTTTGTTAGATGTGATGAGCCTTTAAGGCTCAAAAGAATCGCTGAAAAAGGCCTTTTTGACCAAAATCAGCTAAAAAAAAGAGAAAATTTCCAAATTTCTCTGGACAAAAAACAAAAAATATCTCATTATATGTTAGACAATAATGATGGCCTTTCGGAGCTGACTAAACAGATCGGCGAGATTTTTCCCGCTTTAATATCAATAGATTAG
- a CDS encoding ABC transporter ATP-binding protein yields the protein MSDNKTLLSISNLSTSFDTENGEAKAVQDVSFDIENGETFALVGESGCGKSVTALSIMKLVQKPAGRIASGKILFRGQNILEFPEKQMRKIRGNKIAMIFQEPMTSLNPVFTIGYQIAETISLHQKKNRSDAWLMAGQMLEKVRIPDPARRLYEYPHRLSGGMRQRVMIAMAISCKPSLLIADEPTTALDVTIQAQILDLLDELQQSEKMSILLITHDLGVVAQRADNVAVMYASKIAERCSCVELFRKPLHPYTKGLLNSLPQLGTRQNRLNTIAGNVPEPLNFPSGCKFHPRCPVGCNDKKCQTQEPALKQVSDNHYAACWYAEGYK from the coding sequence ATGAGCGATAATAAGACATTATTATCCATTAGCAATCTTTCGACATCTTTCGATACCGAAAACGGCGAAGCCAAAGCCGTTCAGGATGTTTCATTCGATATAGAAAACGGGGAAACATTCGCTCTGGTCGGCGAAAGCGGGTGCGGCAAAAGCGTTACCGCCCTTTCGATTATGAAGCTCGTACAAAAACCTGCGGGCAGGATTGCATCGGGGAAAATCCTTTTCCGCGGTCAAAATATTCTCGAATTCCCTGAAAAACAAATGCGGAAAATCCGCGGTAATAAAATCGCGATGATTTTTCAGGAGCCGATGACGAGCCTGAATCCGGTTTTTACAATAGGCTACCAAATCGCCGAAACAATATCACTTCATCAAAAAAAAAACCGTTCCGACGCATGGCTGATGGCCGGGCAGATGCTCGAAAAAGTCCGCATCCCCGACCCTGCGCGACGGCTCTATGAATATCCGCATCGGCTTTCAGGCGGAATGAGACAGCGGGTTATGATTGCAATGGCGATATCGTGCAAACCTTCGCTGCTGATTGCCGATGAGCCGACGACGGCACTGGACGTTACGATACAGGCACAGATACTCGATTTGCTCGATGAACTTCAGCAGAGCGAAAAAATGAGTATTCTCCTGATAACTCACGACCTCGGCGTTGTCGCCCAGCGAGCCGATAATGTAGCGGTAATGTACGCATCGAAAATCGCCGAACGGTGTTCGTGCGTCGAACTTTTCAGGAAACCTTTGCATCCTTATACGAAAGGTCTTTTAAATTCCCTGCCGCAGTTAGGCACAAGACAAAACAGATTAAATACTATCGCAGGAAATGTTCCGGAACCGCTGAATTTTCCGAGCGGGTGTAAATTTCATCCGCGATGCCCTGTAGGCTGCAATGACAAAAAATGCCAAACTCAGGAGCCTGCGTTAAAACAGGTTTCCGATAATCACTACGCCGCCTGCTGGTACGCGGAAGGATATAAATAG
- a CDS encoding STAS domain-containing protein yields MTDYNITKITTEDALTTVSFNVTSLTTDQGLDAVSQQISDLIKNQKPKNLLIDFTGVKFFSSQALGILLDAKKKLSAQKGNVMISGINPQLYRVFKITNLDKLFKFYPDAQSAIDELKKA; encoded by the coding sequence ATGACCGACTATAATATAACAAAAATAACAACTGAAGATGCCCTGACGACAGTCTCGTTTAATGTCACAAGTCTGACCACTGACCAGGGGCTGGATGCTGTTTCGCAGCAGATTTCGGACCTTATAAAAAATCAAAAACCCAAAAATCTTCTCATTGATTTTACCGGCGTTAAATTTTTCTCGTCCCAGGCACTGGGAATACTCCTCGACGCAAAGAAAAAGTTGTCCGCCCAAAAAGGCAACGTAATGATAAGCGGTATAAACCCGCAGCTCTACCGTGTTTTTAAAATCACTAATCTCGATAAATTATTCAAATTTTATCCCGACGCACAAAGTGCGATTGACGAGTTGAAAAAAGCATAA
- a CDS encoding DUF2157 domain-containing protein, with protein MASIDNHVRWLEEQLKRWVNGGIIQDGQAQAIRGLYPAQQAARPWALIVFSGIGSVIIGLGVILLFAYNWDDMSKAAKLGTIFSALIISHIIGISVFLKSERFEKMGEALTILGTMLFGAGIWLIAQIYHIEEHFPTAFFIWGLGALALAWTMPSIAQAIVAAILFTIWVIAEATAFDNSIPYAFIFILLLFPLAYKQRSSLLLGVLLIAMAFSTIFIAANTAESATFHSLLGLLVLYVAIGLIHQKFSRLENFAPVYFFIGLAGYFLTLFVLSFPDLNRETLKDVKMFPNISVVLYWLIPLVLATACWVVVSKDLIKKIKLKYYSPDLFLLPLVLIFFCCYSLMPAKIFYWPVTAIFNLVFLAHTGMLMARGCKEVNPALAIAGALLLAALTFARFTDLFESLATRGVIFIVVGIILFSQGFFYIRTKKRIKEQAL; from the coding sequence ATGGCAAGTATTGATAATCATGTACGCTGGCTCGAGGAACAGCTAAAGCGGTGGGTCAATGGCGGAATCATTCAGGACGGCCAGGCTCAGGCTATCCGCGGTTTGTATCCCGCTCAGCAGGCCGCTCGGCCGTGGGCCCTGATTGTATTTTCCGGAATCGGGTCGGTAATTATCGGCCTGGGCGTAATACTGCTGTTCGCTTATAACTGGGACGATATGTCCAAGGCCGCCAAGCTCGGCACAATTTTTTCAGCTCTGATAATTTCGCATATCATCGGAATATCTGTCTTTCTGAAAAGCGAGCGTTTCGAAAAAATGGGCGAGGCGCTGACGATTTTAGGGACGATGCTTTTCGGGGCGGGAATCTGGCTGATAGCGCAAATATATCACATCGAAGAACATTTCCCCACAGCATTCTTTATCTGGGGACTCGGCGCTTTGGCGCTTGCGTGGACAATGCCGTCAATCGCACAGGCTATCGTCGCGGCGATATTGTTTACTATCTGGGTCATAGCGGAAGCCACTGCTTTTGATAATTCCATTCCTTACGCATTTATATTTATACTTTTATTGTTCCCACTGGCGTATAAGCAGCGTTCCAGTCTGCTGCTGGGCGTTTTGCTTATAGCTATGGCATTTTCAACTATTTTTATCGCTGCGAACACTGCCGAATCGGCAACTTTTCATTCGCTGTTAGGCCTGCTTGTTCTCTATGTAGCCATCGGCCTGATTCATCAGAAATTCAGCAGGCTTGAAAATTTCGCGCCTGTTTATTTTTTCATAGGTCTTGCAGGATATTTTTTAACACTGTTCGTGCTGAGTTTTCCGGATTTGAACAGAGAAACGCTCAAAGACGTTAAGATGTTCCCGAATATCAGCGTTGTACTTTACTGGCTGATACCTCTTGTGCTCGCGACTGCCTGCTGGGTTGTGGTTAGTAAAGATTTGATTAAAAAAATAAAATTAAAATATTACTCACCTGATTTGTTTTTGCTGCCTTTGGTGCTGATTTTCTTCTGCTGTTATTCACTGATGCCGGCAAAGATTTTTTACTGGCCTGTTACTGCGATATTTAACCTGGTATTCCTGGCGCATACGGGAATGCTGATGGCAAGGGGATGCAAGGAAGTAAACCCCGCACTGGCTATCGCGGGGGCCCTTCTGCTTGCGGCATTGACATTCGCAAGATTTACAGACCTTTTTGAAAGTCTGGCGACACGGGGCGTAATATTTATCGTTGTCGGTATTATACTTTTCAGTCAGGGATTTTTCTATATCCGAACCAAAAAGAGGATAAAGGAACAGGCCCTATGA
- a CDS encoding oligopeptide/dipeptide ABC transporter ATP-binding protein has product MKNILLNVENLKTWFPIKKGLLRRTVGHVKAVDDISFEIAAGSTFGLVGESGSGKTTAARTIARLIHATSGKVYFNDENILPMPQSLLRGIRKNISIVFQDPYSSLNPRMTIGSIIAEPLKIHKIAKGSELIDRISILLEKVGLSASHINRYPHEFSGGQRQRIGIARALAVEPKLVICDEPVSALDVSIQSQILNLLKDLQEQFNLTYFFIAHDLSVVEFISDNVAVMYMGKIVEIAPALALYEKPLHPYTKLLLSAIPLPVPERKRTSVSAPVLEAEPCAGCPFYGRCPIGDDFCSKNVPPLEEKAPCHKTACFKA; this is encoded by the coding sequence ATGAAAAATATTTTATTAAATGTTGAAAATCTTAAGACGTGGTTTCCCATTAAAAAGGGACTGCTCAGAAGAACTGTCGGCCACGTCAAAGCGGTTGACGATATAAGTTTTGAGATTGCCGCCGGCAGCACATTCGGGCTTGTAGGCGAAAGCGGCTCAGGCAAGACAACCGCGGCAAGGACGATAGCCAGACTCATCCACGCAACAAGCGGAAAAGTTTATTTTAACGACGAAAACATTTTGCCGATGCCTCAGTCCCTGCTTCGGGGAATCCGTAAAAATATATCGATAGTCTTTCAGGACCCGTACAGTTCACTGAATCCGAGAATGACGATAGGCTCAATTATCGCAGAACCCCTGAAGATTCATAAAATCGCAAAAGGCTCGGAACTTATCGACCGCATATCAATTCTGCTGGAGAAAGTCGGCCTTTCGGCTTCTCATATTAACCGCTATCCGCACGAATTTTCCGGCGGTCAGCGGCAGCGAATCGGTATCGCAAGGGCGCTGGCGGTCGAGCCTAAACTGGTAATCTGCGACGAGCCTGTAAGCGCCCTGGACGTTTCAATTCAATCCCAGATTTTAAACCTTCTCAAAGACCTTCAGGAGCAGTTCAACCTGACGTATTTTTTTATCGCTCATGATTTGTCGGTGGTTGAATTTATAAGCGATAATGTGGCGGTGATGTACATGGGCAAGATAGTTGAAATCGCCCCTGCTCTCGCTTTATATGAAAAACCTCTGCACCCCTATACGAAATTGCTTCTCAGCGCCATTCCCCTGCCTGTACCTGAAAGAAAGAGAACATCCGTTTCGGCCCCTGTACTGGAAGCGGAACCGTGCGCAGGCTGTCCGTTTTACGGGCGATGCCCGATTGGCGACGATTTTTGCAGTAAAAATGTGCCCCCGCTCGAGGAAAAGGCCCCCTGCCATAAAACCGCGTGTTTTAAAGCCTGA